The Musa acuminata AAA Group cultivar baxijiao chromosome BXJ2-2, Cavendish_Baxijiao_AAA, whole genome shotgun sequence genome contains the following window.
ATAATTATCTAAACTTTAATGTCTACTGTTACAAGATCGGTCGCAGTGACAAATTCTTAAATTTCAAAGTATTATCTTGTGCATAATTCTTTAGGTAGCTGAATCAGCTGCATCTCATTGGCAAAAATTTGCAAGGTCCAAACACATCTGGGAATAATAAAATTTAGATGAACTTTTCTGCTTTAATTTTCCTTGGAAATCATCCAGATGAAACATTTTTGAAAAGTCAATACAAAGTTCTGGATTGCTTAACCTACCATAGAGATATATTTCACAATCTCTTTTTTTTAAAGCTTTGTGAAAGAGAACATTTAGCAATCAGTGAAGATACCTTTTTTGGAGGTTTGTTTCCAAAAACTTCACCCATTGCAAGCCTTTCACTTGATTCCTATGATAAACAAGCACAGAATGCCACTTACTACCAGACCTTGCTATAGCAATTAAGCAAGTAAGCTAATTGCTTACAGGATGATACTTCAAAAGGTTGTCAATGATGCTAAGACGAATTCTTTCCAATATCTCTGGATCCTCAACCTTGCACCCCCTAGGATGCTCATGAAGTCAATACcaataattattaatttaagcAAATGCTTCACTTGCAGTATTTGTCCAAAATAAAATTCTGAAATAGACAAGGTAATAAAGCAGAATACAGGGAAAAAAGGCATCAGATGCAAATAGTTTGCATGAATGTTTAACTGGAAATATTAATTACAATGTATTTTATATTAGGTTCTTATGTTACAGCTATTTAAGTAAATCAAATTACCACAATCAACTTGAAAACAATAAACATATACACAACAAACAAAGCTAATTTATTAGTTAGATGGATCAGCCAGAAATATTAACTAGGATCTTTTGCATGATATGGTAACGTAGTAGTAGTCTTTCCTTTTTGCATAAAATATTCAGGTGCATTATTGAATTCATGCTCAGAGTGTGACAAATCAAATTTACCACAAATGGTCGTTACCATCGTTTACATAATATTTTCCGAAACCTAGTGCATGATATTGCTGCTATTATGCATACATACACAGCACAACCCAAGTACATCTCAGATTATCAGAAATTATGACCAAATAGTGCCATAACAATAACAATGCAGTTACAATTTTCAGACATGAATTACTTACAAATATTTATGTAAGGTCAGCCTGAATGTTGAGAAAATACGTAGAGGATGTAAAAGAGATGCATGTGCTTAAAACTAGATTTCTCAATATGGATTTCGTGTAACAAAACCAGATGGGATAACTGTAAACAATCATGAATACTTACTGTTGTGTAATAAAAAATTGGGTTTTCACAATGGCATCTTCAGTAGTTACAGTTCCCTTTGTCACATCCAATCCTAGATCCTTGAGTTCTCGCATCTGCAGATTTTGGGAATACAAATGCAATAATGTTTCAATTTTCTGCAAGTTGTATCCAAATCATAATCATCTAGCATCTTTTTAGAACACTaagcagaaaaagaaaagaaaagaaattcagCTACATACTCAATGTGCTTTAATAGTGGCACCATCTGTAACCTTAAAGGCTCATCCGTGCTTAAGTAATGTTTGGATATTTAATGACTCATCTTAACTATCATGCACTAAGATATGATATACAATctccaggaggaggaggaggataataataataataataataacaataacaataacaataacaataacaataataataataataataataatactaataataataatagccaCAAATGTATTGACATAAAATTTATGTTCTATGTTTGGTTCATATAGCTTGGGTGCATTAGCACATTAGTTGGATTTAATATGAGCTATTTGCAGGATTATTATATATGCTTAActagtttacaaaaaaaaaatccaaacaaaCTAAGTGACTTTCAACAGATAGATACCAGGACTAAATGCATATTTATGTACAAGAGGGGCAGTGAGAAcaggtatatatacatatatacatatacatatacatatatacacatatacatatatatacatatatatacatatatatatatatatgtatatgtatatgtatatatatgtatatgtatatgtatatatatgtatatatatatgtatatatatgtatatgtgtatatatatatatgtgtatatatatatatatgtatatatatatatatatgtatatatatatatgtatatatatatatatgtatatatatatatatacatatatatatatacatatatatatatatacatatatatatatatatatatatgtatatatatatatatacatatatatatatatacatatatatatatatacatatatatatatatacatatatatatatatacatatatatacatatatatatatatacatatatatatatatacatatatatatatatacatatatatatatacatatatatatatacatatatatatatatacatatacatatatatatatatatatatatatatatatatatatatatatatatatatatatatatatatatatatatatatatatattgtgtgtgtatgtgtgtaagCAGAGAGAAAGAGATGACCGTGTCAAGTAATGCTCCCAGACGATCACCAAAACTGAGCCACACAATAGTCGCATGTGCATCTGAGGCTTGATCTATCAAAATAATTGGCATTGGTACTGAATCATTCTCCTGGTCAGATTTCTGCTAGAGTAGTAATTTGTCAAAGTGATAATCAAAAGTAAAAACCTGCAATTTCAATATGTAACTTCAAGAGATTTCATGTAAATCCCATAAAATCTGCATATACAAACTATCCAGAAAGCTCCCGGTTGCAGGATTTATCATGTATCAAATGGGAGAATGTCTGATACACAATAACGAAGCATTTTATTATGAAATACCAAACATATTTTTGTTTTACATTTCTTAGTTCAATTAAATCAGAAATGAACAAAAATAATTAGGAATAGCAGCTCTGGGTTATTAATATCCTTTTCTTTTCCCTGACTTGTGCCTTACCCGATTGCCTCTGCGAAAATACAATTCCagtgaaattttaattttttttactagcAAAATGGATGACAGAGACATCAGATGAGAAGAGGATACACCAAGGAATATGCTTTTTAGCAGCAGGAGCAAACTTATCTACTAATACAGGTCACCTGCCCTGAAGATTACTCTTTATATGCACAAATATTCAGAGGAGTAAAAGATGTCATACCTTCGAGGAAGTTTCTACAGCCCCATTTGGATTAAGATAATATTGAGAATCATGACTGTCCCTATAACATATACGTAAGATATTCAATACCAACCACAGACGATTGACGGTGTTAAATAACCTCATATATCACAATGGTAAAGTCATGCATAGTAAATGATAACTATCCTAGAAAACTTAAGAGAGTACATAGTTATAGAACTCCAGTTTTTCAAAAAACAGAATCCCataaaaaatgatttgaattttaaaGTGTAATAACATACAGAATCCCACAAAAAATACTGGGTTTAGTCTGTTTTGTCTTCTTTGTAAACTGCTGCGTCTACTAATTTACAGGTTGGTACTACTTAAGCTTTCATGGATTAGCATTACAAAGGGATAACTCATACCAGTAGAATATGCACTAGGACGTTGTTTTCACAAATCTCTAACTGTAATATCATGAAACAAAAGAATGCGACTGTAGATCATGAAACCGGATCCGAACAGATTAAATCAACATGAACAAGATAGCAGAAAAATTAATCACGGGAGCTCACTCAGAGCCCAGATTTTCATCAAGAAAGCAAATATCAACTAAATAAACTAACCATGAGCAAGAGAATCCAGAAGCATGAGGCTGAAGCACGGTAAATCAATCAAAGCGTTGTTTCTTGAACAAGAAACTACAATATCAACTAAATCGTAGCACCAAGACCCAGACGAAGAAATCAAACCTAGATGACATGTAagaaaacccaaaaagccatggacGAAGCCCCGTTTCGTTCAGAGGACGACAACACCACAAGCGGAATCGTCCACCTCCGGGGACTGAGTCGTCAACGACGGGTCATAATTCACAAGAATTAGCGAGAGAAGAgatcaaagaagaaagaaacagCTATACAATATGCGAAGGGAAGCGAATCCAAGCTCACCCATGCAGCTTTCCGAGAAAGACACCGCCGCCGGAGGCGACCGATCCGTGGAGGGAGGGGTCATGCTTGCCGATCTCGAGAGGTTGGGGGAACTCTAGGTGGGCTGAAACCCTAGATCGGGGGCGGAGAGCAGcgggggagaagaagaggaagcgagaGGAGAGGAAGGCGCTTGCGAGAACCAttattctcttctttcccagcaacGGAATGGGAGGTTACAGAAGGGAAAGAGGAAGTTGGTATTTATAAGGCGAAAACGACCCCCGCTCTTGCGTCGGCGAGTCTGTTTCGCCCTCCGCCTTCGGTTGATGCCACGTCAGGATGAGTGGGTTTCCCGCGCTCGAATCAAGTCCGAATCTGATCCATTTTCCGAAACCAACACTTCCTCCGCCCTCGTCTGTTACGAGCCCGCCTACTTGACTAGTTATTGGAGCGTTTCCCGGGCCCCACCTATGGGTCCCAGCGATTCTCGCGAAGTTGGTCCCATGCTAAAGTTCCACCTGTTCTACTAAGATGGACCCCGCTTAGCTCCAATCACAAGCTAGGTACCTGTGCGAATAAGCGTTGCTTGGGTGTGAGTAATACTGCTCGAAGCCTGGACACAGCCAATCATTGATTTGGAGAAACCAATAATGGAGAAGCTTATCAGCTAATCAATCCTGGCCGTTGGTGTCACACACTTCGTCTTCATGCAGTACTACTATTGGTATGTGTCTAATTGCTGACCCCATTGCTTGTCAAACGAGTGGTTATGCGCAATGTGATCGTTAATTCGTCCCTTTTTGTGGGCTCATCAAGTCAGAGGATAATAGTTTAATGGAGTGCGGATGAGTGACGTAGGATCCAATAAACGTTAAGGCGTTTCGGTTCTTTTAAGAAAAGAGCAATGAGAGCAGAGAATAATGCAATCACTGCAAGGGAGTCGAGTGTGTTGACAAGCCATCAGCCACGTCTTACCGCAAAAACAATGCTGTAAATCCAATGCCATGGCGGACGAGTCCAGTTCAGTGCAGTCCTGTTTTGCTTCTTTCGTGTCCGCCTAAAACCATACCGCGACCTCACTGGGAATAAAATGAGAAAGGAGACGCCTCCAATCCTATCCATGACTCCTCTTTCTTTTCCTCCTAAAATATAGGCGACAGTCTCCCTAAAAAAATgtgtaaatattatattattattatttaatatttttttaatacatcAGCCGACCCCTTTCGTTTTGGAAGTTTCCGCCGCCAATCCGATCGCTTTCGTCTCCGTTTCGCCCAATTCCGCCCCGATCGCTTCCGATCAGCGAACGCCGGCAGTCGAGGCGCCCAGTCGCCGGACCAGCGCTGCGATCGCCGGAGGAGCAAGGGATCGCGGGAGATTGGATCGCTAGGTTCGTCCGCGGATTAGGGTTTCGCTTTCCCTTCTGCTCCTTTTCGGTCGAGATTTAGCTGCTTCAGCTTCTGATTCTCATTCTTTCCTGCTTGTCTCGTCTTTGTGAGCTGTAGCTTGAGCTTTCGAATTGGTGGATTTACTTGGCTACTTCgtgtcttttgcttcgaaatcttTGCTGAAGTCGGTGGATTGCTTTCTGGTTCTCGTTAGGGTTCGACTCGGTGGTTGGAGAGCTTTTTGTAGTTGTAATATGCTAGTTTTGTACTTCTAATTGAGTTGTTTGGTTTCATTTTAGTGGCTCGAGTCGTGCTTTTGGGCTTTCAGTTCGTCTTCTTTCTTGTGGAGTTTCTCAGTGATGAATTCACGTAATTCCTCATCGTCTTGTGCTTCGCTATGGCTTCGGAACTTTGAATTACTATTGCATTCACTGTTGTTCGTAGCTGGATGACCCGTGTTTCTTGAACATTGTCTTTGAACCTTCTTTGAACCCACACTTGAACATTGTCTCACTTGCCGCCTCTCTTTTTATTAGAAGAGATGTATCATTTAGAGTTTCTATTAAAAGAATTCTTTCAATTCTGTGGAAGACCAGTTATGTACCAACATCAGCTTCTGAGGTTGTAGAAATTTATAAGGAATGTATGTCCATATGCAGGAATGAGATGTGGATGTGAGCTTTTATggttgattaagcatgaaaatgtcaGGAAGTATGAGGGCAGAGTCAGCTTCGAGTAGTCTGGATGGACCAAACTTTGCTGCTTCCTATCACAATGGGCAGCGTGGGACCTACTCAGGCTCTGGTTTGGAGAGGTCTGGAAGCTTCCGCGAGAGCTTGGAGAGCCGTATTCTGGTTACTGGGCCCGGTACATCGAGAAACACAGCCTCCTCTGCAGAAATACCACATTTGCTGCAGTATCTTTCATTAGAGCATTTCTCAATGAGCGAGCATAAGTATTCTCGCTCTGGAGAATTAAGAAGAGTTCTAGGTGTTACAGTTGAGGAGCACTCTTTTGGATCTGTGCAGTCTAAGCTGCTCCCTCCCATTGCATCAGAAGATCTTAAACGTTTCAGAGCTAGCATATTTGAGTCATCAACCAGAGCAAGGTTAGTTTCTTCATGCATTTGCCTATTGTTTTCTCTGTATCTATGAAAGCATGATTTGCTTATAGTTACTATATTTTATACTGTTCTGGACAAATCTATCTTTGAATGAACCATTAATTGTTCAACCTTTGTATCTGCTGGATTTTAATCATGTCACTGCTTGGCACATGGGATATGTGTATAAAATCCTGCATGCAAGTAAACATACTTGGAATTGGTTCAATTATACAGTGACATTGTAGTGGCTGCTTGCTGATGATTAACTTCTTTTTCACCAGGGATAGAATGAAGTCATTGCAGGAATCAATTATGAAATTGGATAAATATCGCAACTTGCTTTCAAGGAAACGACAAAGAACTGATCAGTTATATGAGAAGTCAGGTAATTCAAATCCACTTAAGATGGGAAGTCAGAGTCATCAAAGCCCTTCAGAGATTGCAAGTCCAAGACTGGAGGACAGAGCAAAGAATGTAATTCCAAATAAACGTGTTCGCTCCTCTATGGCGGAAGTACGGGTTTGTATATCTTCCCAAGGTGTTATCTTTAGAGATAAGGCTCTTGTCTTTGTCATTTCTTGTGGAGTCTGTTGTACCACTTTTTGGTGATTTGAggatttttaataaattaatgcTGTCTTAGTTGTTAATAACCAACTATGTTTACAATCTATAATCATTCTTCCTCCAGTAAATCTATGCATGCTTTTAAGCCTCAAGTTCAACTATTCTGTTAACATTTATTCAGAATTTGTTATCAGTCCAGTTACATGCCTCTCTGATTTGTTGCTAGAAATAAGCATATTGATTACTTGTTTGCGatccattttcttttttttattgaaactCAAATGTGAAGTTTTTAGTTTGTTCATTATAGCTGAAATGACTTTTTCCCCTTTATCTGCTTCAGCCAGAAGGGCGTGGGACTGTTCTTCTGAGGCAAGGTGCAGTTATAGAAAAGGATAAAAATGTGCTTTCTGACAAGGATAAAGTTATGCTTAGAGGTTGCAATGGGGGGCCAATACCTTCAGAAGAGAAGATGTGTGGACTCCCTCCAGGGGGTGATGGATGGGAGAAAAATAAACGAAAGCGTTCTGTTGGCCTTAACAGAGTAATAGATGGTGATAGAGATATTAAACAACCATTTCAGCAGAGGCCTAACAGTGAATCTCGTCTACGCCCTTCTGATGGCAATGGATTCAGGTAACTATTTGAGGAGGTTATACACCTTAAACAATTTATTTATACTTTTCAAGCATAGGATCTTTGTTTAAGTTACTGGAGATAAGAATCATCATCCTACTTTGTTTAGAACAAATAACTGCTTCTGGATTGCTGACAAAATTGTGCAACTATTCTTAGTTTCTTTTTCAGTAGTACCTTAGTTTAGAGTATGAGGTCCTAGAGCTCAGGACTTCAATGAGGTAGCCATTTCAAAGTTATCATGCAGAAGTGTTTTATGTGATTAGCTAGATCTGTGGGTAAAACATCATATTCTGCAAGTCAAAAATTTATTAGTTAATATTAATTCATATTGGATGGGTATGGTGAGGGTGGGAGAAAGAAGCTATTGTGGGTTAGGGTTAGGAATTGCTGCTTACTGTGGTAAGGCTCTGTACCTCAACTTACCCCAGATCTCATATTGGTAGAGTCCTATCCACGTGGCCACCTTTATTTTTGTAGTAGGTTTTTCATCTAACAGTAGAACACAATGAAAAATAGTAACAAGACAAGGTAAGCCAGCAATTTTAAACTAGTACATCAAGAAGCTATGATGCTTGGATTCCTTCAATTTCCAATTAGTGTAAGAAGTATTTAGGCTTCGAATATTAGCATTATGGCCATTTTTGTAATTTAGAGCCCCTATATTCTTTTCAATTTAATATGAGAGttactttcttttttgtttttactttttgatttcaATGTTTATTATGAGTAAGTTTTGACCTTGTACATGCACTATCTAGGGAATTAAGAGACAGTTTCTCTTTAAAGGGTAAATCTAACGTTTTTTGGTTTTGGTATCAGACTCTAGATATGGTTGGTATTTTCAGGGCATTTGTGCTTATTTGACCCACTTAAGCTGAAGTAGTGATGTACCTGTTGACCAAGTTCAGGATGAGTACATGCAGGAAAACCTACACTGATTTGAGTACGAGCATGCAACTCAAGCATTGTTTTTTCAGCTCAAATATAAAAAAGTGTAAATTACATCACTCAATCCTTCAAATCTGGGATGAACTTTATTTGGGTCCCTAAAATTCAATTTGTGCCAgttgtttttataaatttatcaacATTTGATACAAGTCCTGTTGTTAGCTTTTATCCATTAACCTTTGTGAAAAGTTAATTTTGCTATACAACAGGATTGGACTCACCAACGTGGATAAATGTCAGCGAGAACTATTGCTTCTTGATTTATTATATAGCTTTGTGGGTTGATAATTTCTTGGAAACATTTAGTTGGTCAAAAAATAGGGATATCTTTCTGATGgtgagttttttttcttttcaatctgttgaatgaaaaaagaaaaagaaaatagaacTTTGATCTAACAAAAAAATTCCTGCTGACTAGGTAGTGGTGATCTTTCACGTCCCTACTCTCTTTCTATCCCTCAATAACATTTAGAAAATTTCTGCTAATATTTGCTTCAAACTCTCATCTTGCAGACCTGGCTTGTCTAGTGTAACCACAATAAGCAACAAGATGGATAGCTGCCCCGAAAATAGTGGTGCTAACTCTCGTGGAATACTCAAGAATGACTTGGATGGTAGCTCCACTCCAAATGAAAGACGAGAACATTTTGTTGGACAAGATAATGATCGAATGGTGCCTAAAGGAAGCAATAAGTATGTTTACATTACACTTATATTGCTTTTGTGGCTACATTATAAGATAGAAAATCATGAAAGACTGCAATACAAGCTCCCCATTACTGCAAAGCATATTCCTTCAAACTTGCATCTAGTGTAATGTCCTTGGAGAGGGTTATATGGTTACTGTTTACATTATGTATCATGGTATTATATGTAGCTTCTAGAGGCAAACTAGTGTTAGGCTAAGTGGCTAACACTAGTGTTTGGCTACATCCCTTCAAACTTTTATCTGGAGATTTCTGTTTtgctttaaaatttaaatattttgctcCATTTTTAGCTCTGCATGTATTATCGTTGAACATTCAGCAAATATAACATTGGCTCATTGTTATATCCAGGTTAAATATGCGTGAGGATGCTCAAGTGGGAAACCAAAGTCCTCTGATAAAAGGAAAAGCATCTAGAGCACTGAGAACTGGTTCAGGCATTGTCATGAATGCATCTTCTAATTTTCTTCGTTCATCTGGTAGCACTGATGGTTGGGAGCAAGCCCCCTGCATCAACAAAATTCAGCCGTCAAATGGGGTGAACAATCGTAAAGGGTCAACAGGGTCAATAAATAATGAATCATCATCACCCTCTGTAACTCAATGGGTGGGTCAACGGCCTCAAAAAATCTCTAGAACAAGAAGGGTTAATGTAGTTTCTCCAGTCTCAAACTTGGATGATGCTCAGTTTTCACACGAAGGATTTTCTACTCCAGATGGTGGCGCCAGAATGACAACTACAGATACCAGTGGGCTTTTAATTTCTAGAGGCAGGCCCAGTAGCAATCACCAATCAAAACTGAGACTCGATAATGTCCTCTCTCCTGCAGTATTATCAGAAAGTGAAGAGTCAGTTGCTGTCGAGAACAAGTTGAAGGAGAAAGGAACTGATAATTTTGAGCTAGAAGATGGTGCTCAAGCACCCCTTAAGGCAACAACTTCTGCTTTGCCATCAAAGAAGACCAAGACTACTCCAAAAGAAGAAATTGGAGACGGAGTTCGAAGACAAGGTAGGAGTGGAAGAGGCTCAGTACAGTCAAAATCATGTTTACCTCTACCAAGGGAGAAACTGGAAAATGTAGATTCTACAAAGCCACTCAAAAATGGAAAGCATGGTTCTGAAAGGAGCGAAAGGTTCCAGACTTTCTTGATTGCTATGGAATTAAAAATCTTGCTATTACTTTGTACTTATGAATTGGATTAAGCTTACTAAGTTGTACTATTGCCCGGTACAGTAGGATTGGCCGGCCTCCTTCAAAAAAGTTATCTGATCGGAAGACTTGTGTCCGTACACAAATTATGAATGGTGGTTCCTTTGAATTGGCAGGTTCTAGAATTTATATCCATTTAACAATTCTATAGTTGATCTTTTCCTTGCTTTTTTACATCTGTAAGGTGCAACCTTATATGATCAAATTTTGTAGGAGAATCAGAGGATGATCGAGAAGAATTACTGTCAGCTGCAAATGCAGCTCGTAGCGCCAGCTgtgagattcatcttaaaaatatttgctTCCACAAATCAAATCCATTTACACTTTGCTTCCTTTGTTTTATTGTCATTCTTACTTTTGTAGATCATGCCTGTTTAAGCACTTTCTGGAAAAAAATGGAATCCATTTTTTCATTTGTGACATTGGAGGATATATCTTTTGTCAAGCATCAGGTTAGTGTTTATGTTGTATGATCCCTTTTTTAATAATAGTATCTGTTTATGTTATGCTGACAAGCCTTACTCTTCATTTACCCAACTTTGTAACAGATTCATTTTGCTAAGGAGGTAGATGGAAGTTTGTCTAACAGGGTTGAAGTTGGCCATGATGTAATGGTACTAGCCACTTCTAATTTTCTGCATATGTCTTTCATGTTTCGTCTTTGAAGAAGGTGTGGACTTGTATGTTTATAACCTTAGCGCTTCCTGAATATGAAATCAGTTTCTCTCTTTCTTCGTCTCTCAATTCAATGAACTATATTTGTGAATTGTGATACTAGTGATTTTAAATTAACAACTCTGTAGACTTGGTAACTTTACTTTTCAGCAGCCTGTGTTGGTGTCTGATCAGAATCATTCCATTTCTTTTCAGGATGAGGTCCTTTACGATGTGGCATCTTCACCTCACATTTCCTTTGCCAGAGAGCAGTCAAGTGTGGTTGGATCAACCAACAAATCTTTTGAGACCCGTTATTCGGCTGCTGGGACACAGCATGTCAATGCATCACTTGGAAGATTAGAGACCAAGAGATGGTATGACAAAATGGTTCCACTCACGCAGAGGCTTCTCTCAGCCTTTATCACAGAAGATGATatcaaaaatgttgaaaatgactcCCAAGGCGAATCAGTTTTACAGTTGTCAAGTGATTATGTTCATTATGGTACTAATAGTCATGTTAATGATCATGCTAAAGATTTACTGAACATGGATTGTGAGTTGGAGCTTAATTATAAGAATCAGAAAAATTGTATGGGAGATAATATGCCTTGTGATGGATTTATGGTCTCCAACAACTTTAGGCACTCAAATATTCAACATTTCATGTCCGGAGATGAACCACTGGTGGAAAATAGTGCTGTTACGAATGCATATAATGGTTCACTTTCTGATTAccagaaaaataatcttaatcagCTGCAGATAATGGACAACACTTTTCCCTATGAGCGCCAGTTTGAGGACATGCCTCTTGATGATAGGATTTTGATGGAACTCCACAGTATAGGCATATTTCCGGATGCAGTGGTATGTATACTTTAAAATGTATTGTTTATTTTATCTTATCTTGATGACATAGATTGTGGTGCAGCTCTAATTTAATCTTGGCATTTAAGTTCTGTCGCAGTAGTGTGGTGGTGTATTTTGAAATTATTGAAGCAATTAATTGGAAAAGAAATGAATGCTAATAGGTGATAGCACCAAATGAAAAGCACTTGTCCTTGTTCAGAAGGCTATC
Protein-coding sequences here:
- the LOC135606187 gene encoding ACT domain-containing protein ACR12-like isoform X4, whose amino-acid sequence is MVLASAFLSSRFLFFSPAALRPRSRVSAHLEFPQPLEIGKHDPSLHGSVASGGGVFLGKLHGHDSQYYLNPNGAVETSSKMRELKDLGLDVTKGTVTTEDAIVKTQFFITQQGCKVEDPEILERIRLSIIDNLLKYHPESSERLAMGEVFGNKPPKKLDVDDTTRVLLQDDGPKRSLLYVETADRPGLLLEIIKIILDISIDVESAEIDTEGLVAKDIFHVSYRGAALSNTLSQVLINSLLYYLRRPGTEEDSY
- the LOC135606187 gene encoding ACT domain-containing protein ACR12-like isoform X3, with protein sequence MVLASAFLSSRFLFFSPAALRPRSRVSAHLEFPQPLEIGKHDPSLHGSVASGGGVFLGKLHGDSHDSQYYLNPNGAVETSSKMRELKDLGLDVTKGTVTTEDAIVKTQFFITQQGCKVEDPEILERIRLSIIDNLLKYHPESSERLAMGEVFGNKPPKKLDVDDTTRVLLQDDGPKRSLLYVETADRPGLLLEIIKIILDISIDVESAEIDTEGLVAKDIFHVSYRGAALSNTLSQVLINSLLYYLRRPGTEEDSY
- the LOC135606187 gene encoding ACT domain-containing protein ACR12-like isoform X2 — protein: MVLASAFLSSRFLFFSPAALRPRSRVSAHLEFPQPLEIGKHDPSLHGSVASGGGVFLGKLHGHDSQYYLNPNGAVETSSKKSDQENDSVPMPIILIDQASDAHATIVWLSFGDRLGALLDTMRELKDLGLDVTKGTVTTEDAIVKTQFFITQQGCKVEDPEILERIRLSIIDNLLKYHPESSERLAMGEVFGNKPPKKLDVDDTTRVLLQDDGPKRSLLYVETADRPGLLLEIIKIILDISIDVESAEIDTEGLVAKDIFHVSYRGAALSNTLSQVLINSLLYYLRRPGTEEDSY
- the LOC135606187 gene encoding ACT domain-containing protein ACR12-like isoform X1, encoding MVLASAFLSSRFLFFSPAALRPRSRVSAHLEFPQPLEIGKHDPSLHGSVASGGGVFLGKLHGDSHDSQYYLNPNGAVETSSKKSDQENDSVPMPIILIDQASDAHATIVWLSFGDRLGALLDTMRELKDLGLDVTKGTVTTEDAIVKTQFFITQQGCKVEDPEILERIRLSIIDNLLKYHPESSERLAMGEVFGNKPPKKLDVDDTTRVLLQDDGPKRSLLYVETADRPGLLLEIIKIILDISIDVESAEIDTEGLVAKDIFHVSYRGAALSNTLSQVLINSLLYYLRRPGTEEDSY